In Pseudovibrio brasiliensis, the following are encoded in one genomic region:
- a CDS encoding L,D-transpeptidase family protein — protein MATTISRPLLWAAGTAFFVMLAVFATYLLLPYDLPGSANLTKVKEERLPALRADLTFKGMELGSPIFLRVFKEESRLEAWIRSGQTYQPYKSWEICKYSGDLGPKLKEGDGQSPEGFYNVSARQLNPNSRYHLSFNLGFPNTFDQSLGRTGSYLMVHGNCLSIGCYAMTNQHIEEIYLLVEAALQSGQDTVPVHIFPFEMTEENLSKHSSSKWHPFWLNLKQGYDLFEQNRVPPAVSAQEGQYQFTI, from the coding sequence ATGGCAACAACCATTTCACGTCCGCTCCTTTGGGCCGCGGGCACAGCCTTTTTCGTGATGCTGGCAGTTTTTGCCACTTATCTGCTGCTGCCTTACGACCTGCCCGGCTCTGCAAACCTGACGAAAGTAAAAGAGGAACGCCTGCCAGCCCTGCGCGCTGACCTCACCTTCAAAGGAATGGAGCTGGGAAGCCCAATCTTCCTGCGGGTCTTTAAGGAAGAAAGCCGACTGGAAGCCTGGATCAGATCCGGCCAGACCTATCAACCCTATAAGTCCTGGGAGATCTGCAAATACTCTGGCGATCTGGGACCAAAACTGAAAGAAGGCGACGGCCAGTCACCGGAAGGCTTCTACAACGTCTCAGCCAGACAGCTGAACCCGAATAGTCGCTATCATCTGTCTTTCAACCTCGGTTTCCCAAACACATTCGACCAATCATTGGGCCGAACGGGTTCTTACCTCATGGTCCACGGCAACTGCCTCTCCATCGGATGCTACGCCATGACCAATCAGCACATTGAAGAAATCTACCTGCTTGTCGAAGCTGCTCTGCAAAGCGGGCAAGACACTGTCCCGGTTCACATCTTCCCTTTCGAGATGACCGAAGAAAATCTCAGCAAACACAGCAGTTCCAAATGGCATCCCTTCTGGCTCAACCTCAAACAAGGCTACGACCTCTTCGAACAAAACCGCGTACCACCAGCTGTTTCAGCACAAGAAGGCCAATACCAGTTCACTATCTAA
- the map gene encoding type I methionyl aminopeptidase produces MIEYVDAANAPLKNTGQIKIYSQEDFEGMRKASQMTAQCLDALVPLVQPGVTTQDIDDFVFKFGKERGGVPATLNYRGYTKSCCTSINRVICHGIPDPKKKLKEGDIVNIDVTYIVDGWHGDSSRMYPVGKLKPAAKRLIEVTHESLMRALDAAKPGNTTGDIGHAIQEYVESERCSVVRDFCGHGVGKLFHDMPNILHYGQKGTGIKLMPGMIFTIEPMVNLGRPDVRVLKDGWTAETKDKTLSAQFEHSIGITSTGCDIFTTSPAGLFNPMEPETGAAA; encoded by the coding sequence ATGATTGAGTATGTAGACGCCGCTAACGCGCCCCTAAAAAACACTGGCCAGATTAAGATCTACAGCCAGGAAGATTTTGAAGGTATGCGCAAAGCAAGCCAGATGACCGCACAGTGCCTCGATGCACTCGTGCCTCTGGTGCAACCTGGCGTCACAACACAGGACATTGATGACTTCGTTTTCAAGTTCGGCAAGGAACGCGGTGGCGTCCCTGCAACGCTGAACTATCGTGGTTACACCAAGTCCTGCTGCACCTCCATCAACCGTGTCATCTGTCACGGTATCCCTGATCCAAAGAAGAAGCTGAAAGAAGGCGACATCGTCAACATCGATGTCACCTATATCGTTGATGGCTGGCACGGCGACAGCTCCCGCATGTATCCGGTTGGCAAACTGAAGCCAGCTGCCAAGCGCCTGATTGAAGTGACCCACGAATCCTTGATGCGTGCACTAGACGCCGCCAAGCCGGGTAACACCACAGGCGACATCGGCCATGCCATTCAGGAGTATGTGGAATCAGAGCGTTGCTCCGTTGTGCGTGATTTCTGCGGCCACGGCGTCGGCAAACTGTTCCACGACATGCCAAACATCCTGCACTACGGTCAGAAAGGCACTGGCATCAAGCTGATGCCGGGCATGATCTTCACCATTGAGCCGATGGTCAATCTGGGCCGCCCGGACGTGCGCGTGCTCAAAGACGGCTGGACAGCAGAGACCAAGGACAAAACCTTGTCTGCTCAGTTTGAGCACTCCATCGGCATCACCTCAACAGGTTGCGATATCTTCACAACATCACCAGCAGGCCTGTTCAACCCAATGGAACCAGAAACCGGAGCCGCTGCATAA
- the radC gene encoding RadC family protein — protein sequence MKQTSFGFHEATPSPQEQAPTVPALPNQIPLDEPAPPPVKPAVRQSKPSKPAAKHYHGHRARLRERFEENGLNGLQSYEVLEMLLFSSIKQGDTKPLAKSLLAQFGSFAQVLAAPKQRLEEVPGCGPRTASFIKEIQAAAILYAKAQVVERDPLSSWSKVLEYVRAAMAHNDKEEFRILFLDKKNRLIADEVQQTGTVDHTPVYPREVTKRALELSACAIILIHNHPSGDPTPSRQDIEMTTKIASTLEPLGIVLHDHIIIAGSGHVSFRGLQLI from the coding sequence ATGAAGCAAACCAGTTTCGGGTTTCATGAGGCAACTCCCTCTCCTCAGGAGCAGGCACCTACCGTGCCTGCACTCCCTAACCAGATCCCTTTGGATGAACCGGCACCGCCACCGGTCAAGCCTGCCGTCCGGCAGAGCAAACCCAGCAAACCAGCAGCTAAACACTACCACGGCCACCGCGCTCGTCTGCGCGAGCGTTTCGAGGAAAACGGCCTGAATGGTCTCCAGTCCTACGAAGTACTGGAAATGCTGCTGTTCTCTTCCATCAAACAGGGCGACACCAAACCCCTCGCCAAATCCTTGCTGGCTCAGTTTGGCTCATTCGCCCAAGTCCTAGCCGCCCCCAAACAGCGGCTGGAGGAAGTTCCCGGCTGCGGACCACGCACCGCAAGCTTCATCAAGGAAATTCAGGCCGCTGCCATCCTCTATGCTAAAGCACAGGTTGTAGAGCGCGATCCTCTCTCCTCCTGGAGCAAAGTGCTGGAATACGTGCGAGCCGCCATGGCCCACAACGATAAAGAAGAGTTCCGCATCCTGTTTCTGGACAAAAAGAACCGCCTTATCGCCGATGAAGTGCAACAAACCGGAACAGTCGACCATACACCAGTGTATCCACGCGAAGTGACCAAACGTGCGCTGGAACTCTCCGCTTGTGCTATCATTCTGATCCACAATCATCCGTCTGGCGATCCGACGCCATCTCGGCAAGATATTGAGATGACAACAAAAATTGCGAGTACTCTGGAACCACTCGGCATTGTGCTACACGATCACATCATCATAGCCGGCTCAGGACACGTCAGCTTCAGAGGTCTGCAACTCATCTGA